The Lentzea guizhouensis genome contains a region encoding:
- a CDS encoding valine--tRNA ligase has product MTELDTATQRPDLPAAWTPAEVEAELYQRWVDRRYFEADVKSDKPPFTIVLPPPNVTGSLHMGHAMNHSVMDALTRRRRMQGYEVLWLPGMDHAGIATQNAVERDLAKQGLSRQDLGREKFVERVWEWKEEYGGKILDQMKRLGDGIDWSRERFTMDEGLSRAVQTIFKKMYDDGLIYQAERIINWCPRCQTALSDIEVDHSEDEGELVSIRYGDGDASIVVATTRAETMLGDTAVAVHPDDERYRHLIGTEVELPLTGRRIPVVADSHVDPKFGTGAVKVTPAHDPNDFEIGQRHGLPNLTVMDGRATITANGPFLGLDRFEARPAIVAALRAEGRIVAEKRPYVHSVGHCSRCNTVVEPRLSLQWWVKVESIAAKASAAVRDGRTKIHPAELNKRYFDWTDNLHDWCISRQLWWGHRIPVWYGPAGEVVCVGPDDEVPTGEGWRQDEDVLDTWFSSGLWPFSTLGWPESTEDLRKFYPTSVLSTGYDILFFWVVRMMMFGLYAMDDVQPFDHVFLHGLIRDQHGKKMSKSKGNGIDPLDWMERYGADATRFTLLRGTNPGSDMAVAEEWAAGSRNFTTKLWNATRFALANGATVARPLPERSELTAADRWILDELDALVSTVDTNFEAFQFSRACEALYSFTWDEFCDWYLEIAKVQLADGRVESTQSVLGHVLDTLLRLLHPAIPFITETLWTTLTGEESLVIASWPTPSGAERDADAKAEIEGLKKLATEIRRFRSEQGLKPGQKVAGKVRGACCVGLTDQVPSVRSITRLTEPGEEFTVSATLEVGLPKGAVKVELDLSGAIDVAAERKRLAKDLAVAQKELEGTTKKLGNEAFLAKAPADVKAKIEERKATAESEIARINERLAALPEA; this is encoded by the coding sequence GTGACTGAACTCGACACCGCAACCCAGCGTCCTGACCTCCCCGCCGCGTGGACTCCGGCGGAGGTAGAGGCGGAGCTGTACCAGCGGTGGGTCGACCGGCGGTACTTCGAGGCGGACGTCAAGAGCGACAAGCCGCCGTTCACGATCGTGCTGCCCCCGCCGAACGTCACCGGCAGCCTGCACATGGGCCACGCGATGAACCACAGCGTGATGGACGCGCTCACCCGGCGCCGCCGCATGCAGGGGTACGAGGTCCTGTGGCTGCCGGGCATGGACCACGCCGGCATCGCGACGCAGAACGCCGTCGAGCGCGACCTCGCGAAGCAGGGCCTGTCGCGGCAGGACCTCGGGCGCGAGAAGTTCGTCGAGCGCGTCTGGGAGTGGAAAGAGGAGTACGGCGGCAAGATCCTCGACCAGATGAAGCGGCTCGGCGACGGCATCGACTGGTCGCGCGAGCGCTTCACCATGGACGAGGGGCTCTCGCGCGCCGTCCAGACGATCTTCAAGAAGATGTACGACGACGGCCTGATCTACCAGGCCGAGCGGATCATCAACTGGTGCCCGCGCTGCCAGACGGCGCTCTCCGACATCGAGGTCGACCACAGCGAGGACGAGGGCGAGCTCGTCTCGATCCGCTACGGCGACGGTGACGCGTCGATCGTCGTCGCGACCACGCGCGCCGAGACGATGCTGGGTGACACCGCGGTCGCCGTCCACCCGGACGACGAGCGCTACCGGCACCTCATCGGCACCGAGGTCGAGCTGCCGCTGACCGGCCGCAGGATCCCGGTCGTCGCCGACTCCCACGTCGACCCGAAGTTCGGCACCGGCGCGGTCAAGGTCACCCCTGCCCACGACCCGAACGACTTCGAGATCGGCCAGCGCCACGGCCTGCCGAACCTCACGGTCATGGACGGCCGCGCCACCATCACGGCGAACGGCCCGTTCCTGGGCCTCGACCGGTTCGAGGCGCGTCCGGCGATCGTCGCCGCGTTGCGCGCCGAGGGCCGGATCGTCGCCGAGAAGCGGCCGTACGTCCACTCCGTCGGGCACTGCTCGCGGTGCAACACGGTCGTCGAGCCGCGCCTGTCGCTGCAGTGGTGGGTCAAGGTCGAGAGCATCGCGGCCAAGGCGTCGGCCGCCGTCCGCGACGGCCGCACCAAGATCCACCCGGCCGAGCTGAACAAGCGGTACTTCGACTGGACCGACAACCTGCACGACTGGTGCATCTCGCGCCAGCTGTGGTGGGGCCACCGGATCCCGGTCTGGTACGGCCCGGCCGGCGAGGTCGTCTGCGTCGGACCGGACGACGAGGTCCCGACCGGTGAGGGCTGGCGCCAGGACGAGGACGTCCTCGACACCTGGTTCTCCTCGGGCCTGTGGCCGTTCTCGACGCTGGGCTGGCCGGAGTCCACCGAGGACCTCCGCAAGTTCTACCCGACGTCCGTTCTCTCGACCGGCTACGACATCCTGTTCTTCTGGGTCGTCCGGATGATGATGTTCGGCCTGTACGCGATGGACGACGTCCAGCCGTTCGACCACGTCTTCCTGCACGGCCTCATCCGGGACCAGCACGGCAAGAAGATGTCGAAGTCCAAGGGCAACGGCATCGACCCGCTGGACTGGATGGAGCGCTACGGCGCCGACGCCACCCGGTTCACGTTGCTGCGCGGCACGAACCCCGGTTCGGACATGGCCGTCGCCGAGGAGTGGGCGGCCGGTTCCCGCAACTTCACCACGAAGCTGTGGAACGCCACCAGGTTCGCGCTCGCCAACGGTGCGACGGTCGCCCGTCCGCTGCCGGAGCGCTCCGAGCTGACGGCGGCCGACCGGTGGATCCTCGACGAGCTCGACGCTCTCGTGTCCACTGTGGACACGAACTTCGAGGCGTTCCAGTTCTCCCGTGCCTGTGAGGCGCTGTACAGCTTCACCTGGGACGAGTTCTGCGACTGGTACCTGGAGATCGCGAAGGTCCAGCTCGCCGACGGCCGGGTCGAGTCCACGCAGTCGGTCCTGGGCCACGTCCTGGACACGCTGCTGCGCCTGCTGCACCCGGCGATCCCGTTCATCACCGAGACGCTGTGGACCACGCTGACCGGCGAGGAGTCCCTCGTCATCGCCTCGTGGCCGACGCCGTCCGGTGCCGAGCGGGACGCGGACGCGAAGGCCGAGATCGAGGGCCTGAAGAAACTGGCCACCGAGATCCGCCGGTTCCGCTCCGAGCAGGGCCTCAAGCCGGGCCAGAAGGTCGCGGGCAAGGTCCGCGGCGCGTGCTGCGTCGGGTTGACCGACCAGGTGCCGTCGGTCCGCTCGATAACGCGCCTGACCGAGCCGGGGGAGGAGTTCACCGTCTCCGCCACGCTGGAGGTCGGCCTGCCCAAGGGCGCGGTGAAGGTCGAGCTGGACCTGTCCGGCGCGATCGACGTCGCCGCGGAGCGCAAGCGCCTCGCGAAGGACCTGGCCGTGGCGCAGAAGGAGCTCGAGGGCACGACGAAGAAGCTGGGCAACGAGGCGTTCCTCGCCAAGGCTCCCGCCGACGTCAAGGCCAAGATCGAGGAGCGCAAGGCCACCGCCGAGTCCGAGATCGCCCGCATCAACGAGCGCCTGGCCGCGCTGCCGGAGGCGTAA